The Solibacillus sp. FSL W7-1436 genome window below encodes:
- a CDS encoding EamA family transporter, which yields MKNKRMIGFLLVVSGSFFWGIGGTMAQQLFTLGIEVNWLVSTRLVIAGILLLIAQAIFKDRGQIFKIWREKRDAFRLLVFAIIGMLGVQYTYMASIKEGNAAVATLLQYLAPVMIIIWVTVRGLSTFTKKDAVTIVLALSGSFFLLTNGSLSAFAVPLPAILWGLLSGVTLAFYTLYVIPLLKRFDSLVVVGWAMFLAGLTMSFVQPPWDVEMSLWTGETVFYLIVVIIFGTMLAFWFYIESLQTLTAKETSLLGNIEPLTAVLATVLWLKEPFGGFQWLGTSLILVMMVYIALKADREKVKGVDAVDV from the coding sequence ATGAAAAATAAACGAATGATTGGCTTTTTATTAGTGGTAAGCGGCAGTTTTTTCTGGGGTATCGGCGGAACGATGGCACAGCAGCTGTTTACTCTTGGCATTGAAGTGAACTGGCTTGTGTCAACACGCCTTGTCATTGCCGGTATTCTTCTTTTAATTGCCCAGGCAATATTTAAAGACCGGGGGCAAATTTTCAAGATTTGGCGGGAAAAACGGGATGCTTTCCGTTTACTCGTTTTCGCGATTATCGGAATGCTGGGGGTTCAGTATACATATATGGCTTCGATTAAAGAAGGCAATGCGGCGGTCGCAACATTGCTGCAATACTTGGCACCGGTTATGATTATTATTTGGGTGACGGTGCGTGGCCTGTCCACATTCACGAAAAAAGATGCGGTCACAATTGTACTCGCTCTTAGCGGAAGCTTCTTTCTTTTAACAAACGGTTCCCTTTCCGCGTTCGCCGTACCGCTCCCTGCAATTTTATGGGGGTTACTGTCCGGCGTAACGCTTGCCTTCTATACGCTCTATGTCATTCCGCTATTAAAACGCTTTGACTCGCTTGTCGTTGTCGGCTGGGCAATGTTTCTGGCCGGATTGACGATGAGTTTTGTGCAGCCTCCCTGGGATGTGGAGATGTCGTTATGGACTGGCGAAACTGTCTTTTATTTGATTGTCGTTATTATTTTCGGCACAATGCTGGCGTTCTGGTTTTACATCGAAAGCCTTCAAACGCTTACTGCGAAAGAAACGAGCCTGCTCGGCAATATCGAACCGCTGACTGCCGTGCTGGCAACCGTTTTATGGCTGAAAGAACCGTTCGGCGGTTTCCAGTGGCTCGGAACTTCACTCATTTTGGTGATGATGGTTTATATCGCGTTGAAAGCGGATCGTGAAAAGGTTAAAGGTGTTGACGCGGTAGACGTATGA